A region from the Vicia villosa cultivar HV-30 ecotype Madison, WI linkage group LG3, Vvil1.0, whole genome shotgun sequence genome encodes:
- the LOC131656415 gene encoding protein NRT1/ PTR FAMILY 8.1-like gives MEEDDVYSKDGTVDYLGNPANRKKTGTWKACPFILGNECCERLAYYGMSTNLVLYFKERLHQHSATASKNVSNWGGTCYITPLIGAFVADSYLGRYWTIASFSIIYVIGMTLLTLSASVSGIKPTCHGKENCHATDLQSIVCFVALYLIALGTGGIKPCVSSYGADQFDDADEKEKEHKSSFFNWFYFSINIGALIASSLLVWIQDNVGWGWGFGIPAVAMAIAVVSFFSGTKLYRNQKPGGSALTRIVQVVVASIRKCHVEAPSDKSLLYEIADTESAIKGSRKLDHTNELRFFDKAAVLEQSDNLKDSINPWRLCTVTQVEEFKSILRLLPVWATGIIFATVYGQMSTLFVLQGATMNTHVGNSSFKIPPASLSIFDTVSVIFWVPVYDRIIVPLTRKFTGHKNGLTQLQRMGVGLFISIFSMVAAAILEVIRLKTVRRHNYYDLEEIPMTIFWQVPQYFLIGCAEVFMFIGQLEFFYEQAPDAMRSLCSALSLLTVALGQYLSSLLVTIVTNISTKNGKVGWIPDNLNYGHIDYFFWLLAVLSVLNLIVYLWVARLYTYKKTVGTLR, from the exons ATGGAAGAAGATGATGTTTACTCAAAAGATGGGACTGTTGATTATCTTGGAAATCCGGCTAATAGAAAGAAAACCGGAACCTGGAAAGCCTGCCCCTTTATCTTAG GAAATGAATGTTGTGAAAGATTAGCTTATTATGGGATGAGCACAAATTTGGTGCTATATTTCAAGGAGAGGTTGCATCAACACAGTGCCACTGCTTCAAAGAATGTCTCTAATTGGGGAGGAACATGCTACATCACACCATTAATTGGAGCTTTTGTGGCTGATTCCTATCTTGGAAGATACTGGACTATTGCCAGTTTTTCAATAATCTATGTTATT GGAATGACGTTATTGACATTATCTGCGTCGGTTTCTGGCATAAAACCAACATGTCACGGAAAAGAAAATTGTCATGCTACAGATCTACAAAGTATAGTGTGCTTCGTCGCACTTTACCTTATAGCTCTTGGCACTGGTGGAATCAAGCCATGTGTTTCATCCTACGGAGCTGATCAGTTCGACGATGCTGACGAGAAGGAGAAGGAGCACAAGAGTTCTTTCTTCAATTGGTTCTATTTCTCAATCAACATTGGAGCTCTCATTGCGTCTTCTTTATTGGTTTGGATTCAAGATAACGTTGGTTGGGGATGGGGATTTGGCATTCCAGCCGTTGCTATGGCAATTGCCGTGGTGAGTTTCTTTTCTGGAACGAAATTGTATAGGAATCAGAAGCCTGGAGGAAGCGCGCTCACTCGTATCGTTCAGGTGGTAGTTGCATCCATAAGAAAATGCCATGTTGAAGCACCTTCTGATAAGTCTCTTTTATATGAGATTGCTGACACAGAATCTGCTATCAAAGGAAGCCGCAAACTCGACCATACAAACGAGTTGAG ATTCTTCGACAAAGCAGCGGTGCTAGAACAATCGGATAATCTAAAGGACTCGATAAACCCGTGGAGACTTTGCACGGTAACGCAAGTGGAAGAGTTTAAATCCATTTTAAGATTGCTTCCTGTATGGGCCACCGGCATCATATTCGCAACTGTGTATGGTCAAATGAGCACATTATTTGTCTTACAAGGAGCTACCATGAACACTCATGTTGGCAACTCTAGCTTCAAAATCCCACCAGCTTCACTCTCTATCTTCGACACCGTCAGCGTCATATTCTGGGTCCCGGTCTACGACCGAATCATCGTACCACTCACAAGAAAGTTCACCGGCCACAAAAACGGCCTAACTCAGCTCCAACGAATGGGAGTCGGACTCTTCATATCCATATTTTCAATGGTAGCCGCAGCGATTCTGGAGGTCATACGACTTAAGACTGTAAGAAGACACAATTACTATGACCTCGAGGAGATACCAATGACAATCTTTTGGCAGGTTCCTCAGTATTTCCTCATAGGTTGTGCGGAAGTGTTCATGTTCATCGGTCAATTGGAGTTTTTCTACGAACAAGCTCCCGATGCTATGAGGAGTTTGTGTTCTGCTCTTTCGCTACTAACAGTTGCGCTTGGACAGTACTTGAGTTCTCTGCTTGTGACGATTGTGACGAATATCAGTACGAAGAATGGAAAAGTTGGATGGATACCGGATAATTTGAATTATGGTCACATTGATTATTTCTTTTGGTTATTGGCAGTGCTAAGTGTGCTCAATTTGATAGTGTATCTTTGGGTGGCTAGGTTGTATACTTATAAGAAAACAGTGGGAACTCTTCGCTGA
- the LOC131656416 gene encoding uncharacterized protein LOC131656416 produces the protein MFPKRFKDTKTGFHMLSSIHAKRYMNKIGVESEDYYFYKQIGKALLCTYTILGALWIYNDGSSPMEWWRKKSPQLKEKLEQANLYPSDVESVKEFVAKGKMIGAKLKGLVESDKDACGCEEMQRKKVDEDAQRMWLKMKNEVVAELREKGIDVE, from the exons ATGTTTCCCAAGCGTTTTAAGGACACCAAAACAG GTTTTCATATGTTGAGTTCAATTCATGCAAAAAGATACATGAATAAAATCGGGGTAGAAAGCGAAGACTACTACTTCTATAAACAAATTGGGAAGGCCTTACTTTGCACCTACACCATACTTGGTGCTTTATGGATTTACAACGATGGTTCTTCGCCAATGGAGTGGTGGAGGAAGAAGTCACCACAGCTAAAGGAGAAGCTTGAGCAAGCAAATTTGTACCCTAGTGATGTAGAATCAGTGAAGGAGTTCGTAGCAAAAGGAAAGATGATTGGAGCCAAACTAAAAGGGTTGGTTGAAAGTGATAAGGATGCATGCGGATGCGAGGAGATGCAAAGAAAGAAGGTTGATGAGGATGCTCAGAGGAtgtggttgaagatgaagaatgaGGTTGTTGCGGAGCTTCGAGAGAAGGGCATCGATGTGGAGTGA
- the LOC131656417 gene encoding protein OCTOPUS-like, whose translation MTSKTRRLTTCHRHPSKPITGFCAYCLTERLSGIESSSTDPELRRTKSCSGSGRTSVAVEPRRRSCEILAAPELKHGTLSDLFNIDDERKKKKQTLNRNVEIGVNEIGDFDGGETLRVLVENDEETKTMKEFIDLEIRSGKNGGRDSRGSFWDAASVFSKRLRKWKRKQKLKRSGGGGACDGSVIGNGVGLTSMEVGKDRVRNFRETQSEVGEYGLSLGRRSCDTDPRLSVDDSRFSFDAPRASWDGYLIGKTCPRFSPMVAINGDRVLVEEEEEGEEEEEVVNLESGGVGGGHYPGGSDETKHYYSDRRRRSFDRSNSRRKSIVIGDVDELRVISNAKVSPATTELFYGAKVLITEEDLKGAKLNPKNNVSVHSDCTTGSSSKEACDVELGGDQKGSNKFHKWGKLWNKLGLVQRRKEDKLGEEECASGNVVNKPVVESWQKLRRVVNGQGSESVSEKLIRSYSVSCRNHSRMSGLVNGLGGPETKGNVLNGRQELTLQRNRSVRYSSSNVDTGLLRFYLTPLKSYRRSRSGKSSRI comes from the coding sequence ATGACTTCCAAAACGCGTCGTTTAACCACCTGTCACCGCCACCCTTCCAAACCCATCACCGGTTTCTGCGCTTACTGCCTCACCGAACGTCTCTCCGGCATCGAGTCCTCTTCCACCGACCCCGAACTCCGCCGCACCAAATCTTGCTCCGGCAGCGGTCGAACCTCCGTTGCGGTTGAACCCCGCCGTAGGTCCTGCGAGATCCTCGCTGCACCGGAGCTGAAACATGGCACGCTGTCGGACCTTTTCAACATCGACgatgagaggaagaagaagaagcagacTTTGAATCGGAATGTTGAAATCGGTGTTAATGAGATTGGTGATTTCGACGGCGGTGAGACTCTTAGGGTTTTGGTAGAGAATGACGAAGAGACGAAGACGATGAAGGAGTTTATAGATCTTGAAATTCGTAGCGGGAAGAATGGaggaagagattcgagagggaGTTTCTGGGATGCGGCTTCAGTTTTCAGCAAGAGGTTGAGGAAATGGAAGCGGAAGCAGAAGTTGAAGAGAAGCGGTGGTGGTGGTGCTTGCGACGGCTCTGTCATCGGCAATGGTGTTGGTTTGACGAGCATGGAGGTTGGGAAGGATAGGGTAAGGAATTTTAGAGAGACGCAATCGGAGGTTGGAGAGTATGGTTTATCGTTGGGAAGAAGATCGTGTGATACTGATCCTAGGTTATCTGTGGATGATTCACGGTTTTCGTTCGATGCGCCTCGGGCTTCTTGGGATGGTTATTTGATTGGGAAGACGTGTCCGAGGTTTTCTCCCATGGTTGCTATTAATGGTGATAGGGTTTTGGttgaggaagaagaggaaggagaagaagaagaagaggtggTGAATTTGGAAAGTGGTGGTGTTGGTGGAGGGCATTATCCTGGTGGTTCGGATGAGACAAAGCATTATTATTCGGATCGGAGAAGGAGAAGTTTTGATAGGTCAAATTCTCGTAGGAAATCGATCGTGATTGGAGATGTTGATGAGTTGAGAGTGATATCTAATGCGAAGGTTTCACCGGCCACAACCGAGTTGTTCTACGGTGCAAAGGTCTTGATCACTGAAGAAGATTTGAAGGGTGCTAAACTGAATCCTAAGAACAATGTTAGTGTTCATTCTGATTGTACAACAGGGTCTTCTTCTAAGGAAGCTTGCGATGTTGAACTCGGAGGTGATCAAAAGGGGTCGAACAAGTTTCACAAATGGGGCAAGTTGTGGAATAAATTGGGATTAGTACAGAGAAGAAAGGAAGATAAGTTGGGAGAAGAAGAATGTGCGTCTGGCAATGTTGTTAATAAGCCGGTTGTCGAGTCTTGGCAGAAGCTTAGGAGGGTTGTTAATGGACAAGGGAGCGAATCGGTTAGTGAGAAGCTTATTCGTAGCTATAGCGTTAGTTGTAGAAACCATAGTAGAATGTCTGGTTTAGTAAATGGCCTTGGAGGTCCTGAAACCAAAGGCAATGTTTTGAATGGAAGACAAGAGCTTACGCTTCAAAGGAATCGGAGTGTTAGGTATTCGTCGAGTAATGTCGATACTGGCCTGTTAAGATTCTATTTGACACCGTTGAAGAGCTATAGGCGAAGCAGGTCTGGAAAAAGTAGCAGGATTTGA
- the LOC131656418 gene encoding uncharacterized protein LOC131656418 — protein sequence MRRFLVPRTSIEKVNVKQPEVEVEETPPNVANEFNPNEIVRDPGCRKQIHEYAPDIQDQVRRAYILKGPTQSDLARFPRTQFGKYSRSKDATYCFYCFLFKPPGRAEHFGYEVFNKDGFKDWKHASKGFKDHIGSHDSKHNSCVKHYDDYNNQRQSVTSIFARATRESEELYKIRLTCSLDCTRYLLAQGIAFRGHDESSTSLNKGNFREMVDWVKSNDDKVRDAFDRGPKNCTMTSGGIQKELATCCAHEVTKVIMEELGDRQFSVLIDESRDISVKEQMAVMLRFLNDKGKVALKDALYGILDRHTLSISRIQGQGYDGDSNMRGEFNGLQRKILDENPYAFYVHCYAHRLQLVVVSVASSCSSIHDFFEYISLIVTTTSASCKRKEAQHQDILNKLESGEISQGKSLHQSSSLARPGDTRWGSHYTTLIRLDQMWSSVLEVLSIVDEDGRRPSQAAGLIEKMESFKFAFILKLMLKLFGITNELSKILQTKDLNIVLAMELVDDVKARLTILRESGWNDLFSDVQEFCFAQSIPVPNMDEEIPVRGRSRREGRTVTILHHYRAEIFYVAIDKICVEMDHRFCEGSNVVLDCFSCLDPKNSFSKFDVDKLAHLANIYHADFSDDDRGIIREQLETYVHQVKRHASFTSCEDVQSLAMKMVQTEKHLVFPLVYKLIELALILPVSTTSVERAFSAMKIIKSNLRNKINDVWFNDLMICHTEREIFKSLKDVDIIRTLTAKKSRRGHLPVNFI from the exons ATGAGGAGGTTTTTGGTTCCTAGAACAAGTATTGAGAAAGTGAATGTTAAGCAACCGGAAGTCGAAGTAGAAGAAACACCACCTAATGTGGCCAACGAGTTTaatccaaatgagattgtgcgtgaTCCAGGATGTAGGAAACAAATTCATGAGTATGCTCCGGATATTCAAGACCAAGTGAGGAGGGCATATATATTGAAGGGTCCAACGCAATCAGATTTAGCAAGATTTCCTCGTACTCAATTTGGGAAGTATTCAAGA TCGAAGGATGCAACTTATTGTTTCTATTGCTTTCTCTTTAAGCCGCCCGGGAGGGCCGAACACTTTGGTTATGAAGTCTTCAACAAAGACGGATTTAAGGATTGGAAGCATGCATCTAAAGGCTTTAAAGATCATATTGGTAGTCATGATAGTAAGCACAACTCATGTGTGAAGCACTATgatgattataataatcaaagacaAAGTGTGACAAGTATCTTTGCTAGAGCAACTAGGGAATCAGAAGAATTGTATAAGATCCGTTTAACTTGTTCTTTAGATTGTACTAGATATCTCTTAGCACAAGGCATTGCTTTTCGTGGCCATGATGAAAGCTCTACTTCTCTAAACAAGGGAAATTTTAGAGAGATGGTGGATTGGGTAAAATCTAATGATGACAAAGTAAGAGATGCTTTTGATCGTGGTCCCAAAAATTGCACTATGACTTCCGGTGGCATTCAAAAGGAGCTCGCAACGTGTTGTGCACATGAAGTTACgaaggtgattatggaagagcttgGTGATAGACAATTCTCTGTGCTTATTGATGAGTCACGTGATATATCTGTCAAAGAACAAATGGCAGTGATGTTGAG gtTCTTGAACGACAAAGGGAAAGTT GCACTAAAGGATGCTCTTTATGGTATTCTCGATCGTCATACGTTATCTATTTCAAGGATACAAGGGCAAGGATATGATGGGGATTCAAATATGAGAGGTGAGTTTAATGGTTTACAAAGAAAGATTCTAGATGAAAACCCTTATGCTTTCTATGTCCATTGTTATGCTCACCGTTTGCAATTAGTGGTTGTGTCTGTTGCTAGTAGTTGCTCATCTATTCATGATTTCTTTGAGTACATCTCCTTGATTGTAACCACAACAAGTGCATCTTGCAAGAGAAAGGAGGCACAACACCAAGATATTTTGAATAAACTTGAGAGTGGTGAGATATCTCAAGGAAAGAGCTTGCACCAATCATCTAGTCTCGCTAGACCCGGAGATACAAGATGGGGTTCACATTATACTACCTTGATTCGTTTGGATCAGATGTGGTCCTCTGTGTTAGAggtgcttagtattgttgatgaagatggacgtCGACCATCTCAAGCGGCGGGTTTGAtagaaaaaatggagagctttaaatttgctttcattttgaagcttatgttaaagttgtttggtatcacaaatgaactttcaaaaatcttgcaaacaaaagatcttAATATTGTGCTTGCTATGGAATTAGTTGATGATGTTAAAGCTCGATTGACTATATTGAGAGAGAGTGGCTGGAATGATTTATTTAGTGATGTCCAAGAATTTTGTTTTGCTCAAAGTATTCCGGTGCCAAATATGGATGAAGAAATACCGGTTCGGGGACGTTCAAGAAGAGAAGGGAGGACTGTCACTATTCTTCACCATTACCGTGCAGAGATTTTTTATGTTGCTATTGACAAAATATGTGTGGAGATGGATCACCGGTTTTGTGAAGGAAGTAACGTTGTGCTGGATTGCTTCTCATGTCTTGACCCCAAGAACTCtttttccaagtttgatgttgataagcTTGCTCATCTTGCTAATATTTATCATGCAGACTTTTCTGATGATGACCGTGGAATAATAAGGGAGCAACTTGAGACTTATGTACATCAAGTGAAAAGGCATGCTTCTTTTACTTcttgtgaagatgttcaaagtttggctatgaagatggttcaaactgagaaacaTTTGGTATTTCCTTTGGTTTACAAGCTCATTGAGTTGGCTTTGATATTGCCGGTGTCGACAACATCTgttgaaagagctttttcagcaatgaagattatcaagtctaatttgCGCAACAAGATCAACGATGtatggttcaatgacttgatgatatgtcacaccgagcgggagatattcaagtcacttaaagatgttgatattattcgaacattaaccgcaaagaagtctcggagagggcatttacctgttaattttatttag
- the LOC131658643 gene encoding E3 ubiquitin-protein ligase RSL1-like, which yields MSSPSSTSLSTKRKKATTTQSSKSICGICFDSVRVSKIFTNTSCNHPFCTNCISKYVKLQRKDKAVKLYCPDPQCSLKLKPQHLQSILPKELIVEWESAIYESSISLKQKIYCPYKNCSLMMVNDGVEVVTSCECPSCHRLFCAQCKVPWHADMSCRRFQKSTKGQHEKQLDEKFMELAKRKKWQKCPKCSMHVQRNGGCEHIACRCGCNFCYKCGKDWIHGHICKYSR from the exons ATGTCTTCTCCTTCTTCTACTTCTCTTTCAACAAAGAGAAAGAAAGCAACCACCACTCAGTCCTCAAAAAGCATATGCGGTATATGCTTTGATTCTGTAAGAGTCTCTAAAATCTTCACAAACACTTCATGCAACCATCCCTTTTGTACTAACTGCATATCCAAGTATGTCAAACTTCAAAGAAAAGACAAAGCGGTGAAACTCTACTGTCCAGATCCACAatgttctttgaaactcaaaccACAACATTTGCAATCCATTTTACCTAAAGAGCTTATTGTTGAATGGGAATCTGCAATTTATGAGTCTTCGATTTCTTTGAAGCAAAAGATTTACTGTCCTTATAAGAATTGTTCTCTTATGATGGTGAACGACGGGGTAGAAGTTGTTACAAGTTGTGAATGTCCTTCTTGTCATAGGCTATTCTGTGCACAGTGTAAGGTTCCATGGCACGCAGACATGAGTTGCCGGAGATTTCAGAAGTCGACAAAGGGTCAACATGAAAAACAATTGGATGAGAAATTTATGGAATTGGCTAAAAGAAAAAAGTGGCAGAAATGTCCCAAATGTTCTATGCATGTTCAGAGAAATGGTGGATGTGAACACATAGCGTGCAG GTGTGGATGTAACTTCTGCTACAAGTGTGGTAAGGATTGGATTCATGGACATATATGCAAATATTCGCGGTAA